In Mytilus edulis chromosome 6, xbMytEdul2.2, whole genome shotgun sequence, the following proteins share a genomic window:
- the LOC139527495 gene encoding uncharacterized protein has product MDRKRVLSELESKGYSIVTDVITHEECNHYMTQYKEWLSRFGDERPYQEESLTHQFRVAHAEPTWNVRLKSKPVFASIWQTENLMSSMDGVALTEPPELGRSSFCNPDFFWLHTDQGSWREGLHAYQGAVYLEETSETDFCFRVLENSVQFHKEFYKHFPTAKEKSAGEDFYILSKEEIDWFISKGCEMKKVPVPKGGMVLWDSRTIHDNIAPTRGRPNSDRWRFIVFVCMVPAIWSTPEDIELKTEAYNEMAATAHWPAQGVWLFQKTSEKNKTNKFTHLEMIQEQPDVAKGKDVLRLVGIEKYDPEENNEVISKRPKWNILFDSEEWRKRETHQN; this is encoded by the exons ATGGATAG aaaacgTGTTTTGTCAGAGCTTGAAAGCAAAGGCTACAGTATTGTTACCGATGTTATAACCCACGAGGAATGTAACCATTACATGACCCAATACAAGGAGTGGCTCAGCAGATTCGGCGATGAACGTCCTTATCAGGAGGAATCGCTGACTCATCAGTTCAGGGTTGCACATGCTGAACCTACATGGAATGTCAGGCTGAAGTCAAAACCAGTGTTTGCGTCTATTTGGCAGACAGAGAATTTAATGAGTAGTATGGACGGGGTAGCATTGACGGAGCCACCAGAACTAG GACGATCGTCTTTTTGCAATCCTGACTTCTTTTGGTTACACACTGATCAAGGCTCTTGGAGAGAAGGATTACATGCATATCAAGGAGCCGTCTATCTTGAAGAAACGTCAGAAACAGATTTCTGCTTTAGAGTGTTGGAAAATTCAGTTCAGTTTCACAAAGAATTTTATAAACACTTTCCAACTGCGAAAGAAAAATCTGCAGGCGAAGATTTTTATATTCTTTCAAAAGAAGAAATCGATTGGTTTATATCTAAAGGATGTGAAATGAAAAAAGTTCCGGTACCAAAGGGGGGAATGGTATTATGGGATTCTAGAACAATACACGATAATATAGCTCCAACGAGAGGTCGGCCAAACTCTGACAGATGGCGGTTCATTGTATTTGTGTGCATGGTTCCAGCAATATGGAGTACACCAGAGGACATTGAGTTAAAAACAGAAGCTTATAATGAAATGGCAGCGACAGCACATTGGCCGGCACAAGGAGTATGGCTATTTCAGAAAACAtccgaaaaaaataaaacaaataagtttACCCACTTAGAAATGATTCAAGAACAACCAGATGTTGCCAAAGGCAAAGACGTGTTAAGGTTAGTTGGTATAGAGAAGTATGACCCTGAGGAAAATAACGAAGTTATATCCAAGAGACCAAAATGGAACATTTTGTTTGATTCCGAAGAATGGAGGAAGAGAGAGACACaccaaaattaa